Proteins from a single region of Salvelinus fontinalis isolate EN_2023a unplaced genomic scaffold, ASM2944872v1 scaffold_0059, whole genome shotgun sequence:
- the LOC129842650 gene encoding AP-1 complex subunit mu-2 → MSASAVFVLDLKGKVLICRNYKGDVDMAEIDHFLPLLMTQEEEGLTCPIMSHGNVHFLWIKHTNLYLVATTNKNSNASLVYAFLYKVVEVFTEYFTELEEESIQDNFVVVYELLDELMDFGFPQTTDSKILQEYITQEGTKLEVAKTKVPTTVTNAVSWRSEGIKYKKNEVFIDVIESINLLVNANGSVMSSDIVGTVKLKTMLSGMPELRLGLNDRALFALTGRDKGKTVTMEDVKFHQCVRLSRFESDRTISFIPPDGESELMSYRINTHVKPLIWIESVIEKFSHSRVEIMVKAKGQFKKQSVANNVEVRVPVPSDADSPKFKTSTGHAKYVPEKNLAVWTIKSFPGGKEFLMRASFGLPSVENDEMEGKPPITVNFEIPYFTVSGIQVRYMKIIEKSGYQALPWVRYITQSGDYQLRSNF, encoded by the exons ATGTCTGCCTCCGCTGTCTTCGTTCTGGACTTGAAAGGAAAG GTGCTCATATGTCGGAACTACAAGGGCGATGTGGACATGGCTGAGATTGACCATTTCCTGCCTTTGCTCATGACACAGGAAGAGGAGGGGCTTACCTGTCCAATCATGTCGCACGGCAACGTTCACTTCCTGTGGATCAAGCACACCAACCTGTACT TGGTGGCCACTACCAACAAGAACTCCAACGCCTCTCTGGTCTACGCCTTCCTCTATAAAGTGGTTGAG GTGTTCACAGAGTACTTTACAGAGTTGGAGGAGGAGAGCATACAGGACAACTTTGTGGTGGTCTATGAGCTACTGGACGAGCTCATGGACTTTGGCTTCCCCCAGACCACCGACAGCAAGATCCTGCAGGA GTACATCACGCAGGAGGGCACCAAGCTGGAGGTGGCTAAGACCAAGGTTCCCACCACTGTCACCAACGCTGTGTCCTGGAGGTCAGAGGGCATCAAGTACAAGAAGAATGAGGTCTTCATCGATGTCATCGAGTCCATCAACTTACTG GTGAATGCCAATGGCAGTGTGATGAGCAGTGACATCGTGGGCACCGTCAAGCTGAAGACCATGCTGTCTGGCATGCCTGAGCTGAGACTGGGACTCAATGACCGAGCTCTGTTCGCCCTCACTGGCC gagaCAAGGGGAAGACTGTAACGATGGAGGACGTTAAGTTTCACCAGTGTGTTCGTCTGTCCCGTTTCGAGAGTGACCGCACCATCTCCTTCATCCCTCCTGACGGAGAGTCTGAACTCATGTCCTACCGCATCAATACTCAC GTGAAGCCTCTGATATGGATTGAGTCTGTCATCGAGAAGTTCTCTCACAGTCGAGTTGAGATCATGGTTAAG GCTAAAGGTCAGTTCAAGAAGCAGTCAGTAGCCAACAACGTGGAGGTGCGGGTTCCCGTCCCCAGTGACGCTGACTCCCCCAAGTTTAAGACCAGTACGGGCCACGCTAAATACGTCCCTGAGAAGAACCTGGCTGTGTGGACTATCAAGTCCTTCCCT ggtGGTAAGGAGTTTCTGATGCGGGCCAGCTTTGGCCTGCCCAGTGTGGAGAATGATGAGATGGAGGGCAAACCTCCCATCACTGTCAACTTTGAGATTCCATACTTCACAGTGTCAGGGATacag GTGCGGTACATGAAAATTATAGAGAAGAGTGGTTACCAGGCCTTGCCCTGGGTCAGATACATCACACAGAGTGGAG ATTACCAACTACGGAGTAACTTCTAA